From a single Endozoicomonas euniceicola genomic region:
- a CDS encoding aldose epimerase family protein, with protein MTIKQEPFGQTSQGETVTRYTLTNAQGTEVSILNLGGIIQSLRTADKNGHFADIVLGCDNVADYENQSAYLGALCGRYANRIREGQLVIDGKHYQLACNNGPNHLHGGNQGYNRRIWSANTEQSDSEARLTLRYQSPDGEEGYPGNLDIQVSYCLNSQNELTVNYHAVTDKTTVVNLTNHAYFNLKGSGNCLEHEVQLLADTFVPTNASAIPFGNRQSVAGTPMDFTEPKRIGQDINADDQQLLQARGYDHSWVINEGDSLLKECAAVTEPETGRRMTVKTTQPGVQFYTGNFLEDLPGKAGRRYNRQDGFCLETQHLPDSPNQADFPSTELKPGEVYDHTTVFTFGLVNN; from the coding sequence ATGACAATCAAGCAAGAACCCTTCGGTCAAACCTCACAGGGAGAGACCGTCACCCGTTACACCCTGACAAACGCTCAGGGTACTGAAGTATCCATCCTGAACCTGGGCGGCATTATCCAGAGCCTGAGAACAGCGGACAAAAACGGCCATTTTGCTGATATTGTGCTGGGCTGCGATAACGTGGCTGACTACGAAAACCAGTCGGCTTACCTGGGTGCCCTGTGCGGTCGTTACGCTAACCGCATCAGGGAAGGCCAGTTAGTCATCGACGGCAAGCATTATCAGCTGGCCTGTAATAATGGGCCCAACCATTTGCACGGTGGCAACCAGGGGTACAATCGGCGTATCTGGTCAGCCAATACCGAACAGAGCGACTCCGAAGCCCGACTGACTCTGCGCTATCAATCGCCCGACGGTGAGGAAGGCTATCCGGGCAACCTTGATATACAGGTAAGCTACTGCCTGAACAGCCAGAATGAGCTGACGGTCAACTATCACGCTGTTACCGACAAGACAACTGTCGTTAACCTGACAAATCACGCTTACTTTAACCTCAAAGGTTCAGGCAACTGTCTTGAACATGAGGTGCAGTTATTGGCGGATACCTTCGTGCCAACCAATGCGTCGGCCATACCTTTCGGCAACAGGCAGTCTGTGGCAGGGACACCCATGGATTTCACAGAGCCAAAGCGAATCGGGCAAGACATCAATGCCGATGACCAGCAGTTGCTACAAGCTCGTGGATACGATCATAGCTGGGTAATCAATGAGGGGGATTCTCTGCTAAAAGAATGCGCTGCAGTCACCGAGCCGGAAACAGGCCGAAGAATGACCGTAAAAACGACTCAGCCTGGCGTGCAGTTTTATACAGGCAACTTTCTGGAGGATCTGCCCGGAAAAGCAGGACGTCGTTATAACAGACAGGATGGCTTCTGTCTGGAAACTCAGCATTTACCGGATTCCCCCAACCAGGCCGACTTTCCTTCAACCGAACTGAAGCCCGGCGAGGTATACGATCACACAACCGTATTTACTTTTGGTCTAGTAAATAATTAA
- a CDS encoding UDP-glucose--hexose-1-phosphate uridylyltransferase, which produces MEFNPVDHPHRRYNPLTGDWILVSPHRAKRPWQGQVEKTATDNRPTHDPSCYLCPGNERITGDSNPDYTRPYVFANDFPALLTDTPDAAGDSDLFRSSGARGEARVICFSPDHSKTLPQLSVEDIRQVVDVWSEQVTELGSQYPWVQLFENKGAVMGCSNPHPHGQVWTSSFLPNEARKEDDNQRQWLTDKRNNMLVEYARQESESGERTVVENDDWIAVVPYWAAWPFETLLLPKRHILRMPDLKDSERTTLADILKRLTTKYDNLFQTSFPYSMGWHGAPTDDDNREHWQLHAHFYPPLLRSATVRKFMVGFEMLAETQRDLTAEQAAERLRNLSETHYLNA; this is translated from the coding sequence ATGGAATTTAATCCGGTGGATCATCCACATCGCCGTTACAACCCTTTGACCGGTGACTGGATTCTGGTTTCCCCTCATCGTGCTAAACGACCATGGCAGGGGCAGGTAGAAAAGACCGCCACTGACAATCGTCCAACCCACGACCCGAGCTGCTACCTCTGTCCGGGCAATGAGCGAATTACCGGTGACAGCAACCCGGACTACACCCGGCCTTATGTGTTTGCCAATGATTTTCCGGCCCTGCTGACCGATACGCCAGACGCTGCCGGTGACTCTGATCTGTTCAGATCATCCGGAGCCCGGGGTGAGGCAAGAGTGATCTGTTTTTCTCCGGATCATAGCAAAACCCTGCCGCAGTTAAGTGTCGAAGACATTCGTCAGGTGGTGGATGTCTGGTCTGAACAGGTGACAGAGCTGGGCAGCCAATACCCATGGGTGCAACTGTTCGAGAACAAGGGAGCGGTAATGGGCTGCTCCAATCCACACCCCCATGGACAGGTATGGACCAGCAGTTTTCTGCCCAATGAAGCCCGCAAGGAAGACGACAACCAGAGGCAATGGCTGACCGACAAGCGCAACAATATGCTGGTTGAATACGCCCGTCAGGAATCAGAGTCCGGTGAACGGACAGTGGTGGAAAATGATGACTGGATTGCCGTTGTCCCATACTGGGCAGCCTGGCCTTTTGAAACCCTGTTACTGCCTAAGCGTCATATTCTGAGAATGCCGGATTTGAAAGACAGTGAACGTACGACACTGGCAGATATTCTCAAGCGCCTGACGACAAAATACGACAACCTGTTCCAGACTTCCTTCCCATACTCCATGGGTTGGCATGGCGCGCCTACAGACGACGATAACCGGGAGCACTGGCAACTGCACGCGCATTTCTATCCGCCACTGCTGCGCTCAGCCACTGTGCGCAAGTTTATGGTGGGCTTTGAAATGCTGGCAGAAACCCAACGCGACCTGACGGCAGAACAGGCCGCTGAACGACTGCGCAATTTATCTGAAACACACTATCTGAACGCCTGA
- the galK gene encoding galactokinase has translation MEMKQQLIALFEKTFGEQPGLFFQAPGRVNLIGEHTDYNDGFVLPCAIDYQAIIAATPRDDHKLVVTAAAFDGQVTEFELALPIEPSENATWSNYVRGVATALLERGLALKGANMAIIGNVPQGAGLSSSACLEVCTGLALTRMSDHDISLKDLALIGQEAENKYVGVNCGIMDQMVSARGEEGHAMLLDCRSLDTRSIAIPQGATVVIINSNKKRGLVDSEYNTRRQQCEAVAKHFEVKALRDITVEMLEARKDELDEVAYRRARHVVTEDVRTLEAAEVMPQGNLKRMGELMAASHISIRDDFEITVPEIDTIVDIVKDVIGAEGGVRMTGGGFGGCVVALTPENKVEAIKEAIASQYETRTGLAADIYVCKASQGASAL, from the coding sequence ATGGAAATGAAACAACAACTGATTGCCCTGTTTGAAAAAACCTTTGGAGAACAACCTGGGTTATTCTTTCAGGCACCCGGCCGGGTTAACCTGATTGGCGAACATACCGACTACAACGACGGTTTTGTATTGCCCTGCGCCATCGACTACCAGGCGATCATTGCAGCGACCCCAAGAGATGATCATAAGCTGGTGGTAACAGCGGCGGCATTTGATGGACAAGTCACTGAGTTTGAACTGGCTCTGCCTATTGAGCCCAGCGAAAACGCAACCTGGAGCAACTATGTAAGAGGTGTGGCAACCGCTCTGCTGGAACGCGGACTGGCACTGAAAGGTGCCAATATGGCCATCATCGGCAACGTACCACAGGGGGCAGGACTGTCCTCTTCAGCCTGCCTGGAGGTCTGCACCGGCCTGGCACTGACCCGCATGTCTGATCATGATATCAGCCTGAAAGACCTGGCTTTAATCGGTCAGGAAGCAGAAAACAAATACGTTGGCGTTAACTGCGGCATTATGGATCAGATGGTGTCAGCCCGTGGCGAGGAAGGCCATGCCATGCTGCTGGACTGCCGCAGTCTGGATACCCGCTCCATTGCCATTCCACAAGGCGCTACGGTAGTGATTATCAATTCCAACAAAAAGCGTGGGCTGGTTGATTCAGAATACAACACTCGTCGTCAGCAATGTGAGGCAGTGGCTAAACACTTTGAGGTGAAGGCATTAAGGGATATCACCGTTGAGATGCTGGAAGCCCGTAAAGATGAGCTTGATGAAGTGGCTTATCGCCGGGCTCGCCATGTGGTAACAGAAGACGTACGAACTCTGGAAGCCGCTGAAGTGATGCCCCAGGGCAACCTGAAGCGTATGGGTGAGTTAATGGCGGCGTCTCACATCTCCATACGTGATGACTTTGAAATTACCGTACCGGAAATTGACACCATTGTTGATATCGTCAAGGACGTTATTGGTGCAGAAGGCGGCGTTCGTATGACGGGCGGTGGTTTTGGTGGCTGTGTCGTTGCGCTTACTCCTGAGAACAAGGTGGAAGCGATCAAAGAGGCCATTGCCAGCCAGTATGAAACCAGAACCGGACTGGCGGCTGATATCTATGTGTGCAAAGCCAGTCAGGGTGCCTCGGCACTGTAA